From the Salarias fasciatus chromosome 5, fSalaFa1.1, whole genome shotgun sequence genome, the window TGGCCCGAATAGCCTGGTATCAAGAGAAGGTAAGACCTCTCTATTCAGTGTAGTAGTGATTTACTAAGAactaaattttttttaaaaaggattaATGATGTTCACCTCTGACACTCTGGGGTATTTGcttcatgttgttgtgatgtctTTCACTAGTTTGTTTGAGTTATAACAGTTTTAATAGACTGTGTTCATATCATATTTTTATGGTTTTTTACTGAGATTCTCGGCACATATCTTCTCTCACAGCTTTGAATTCACCCACCAAATTCCCAGATTTTAGTCAAGAGTAGTCATCTGTAACCTTTTCATTGCAGTTTTGGGTGTCCATCTGCTCGGCAGAGGAAAGACCGGCAGCATATCATTAAGACCACATCTGTCTTGACGGCACAAACTGAGATATAAAAATGGTTTATTTCCATGGTCTCTAAAACATCTGCTTGAAGCCTGAACTGGTTGTTCACCCAAAtctcaatctgttttttttttttttttttttttttttttttaatgtattaagCAACATTGCACTCTTTTTATATGCTGCCTTTACAGTTAGGCGCAATTAAGATAACATGGTGGTTCATAAAGTTGGTGAAAAATGCACTTCCCTAATAGAAAGAACTGGAGCTGTCAAAAAAATTACACCTACATATGAAGCAgatgtgcaaataaaaaaaaaataaaaaaaaaaaaggaatttaatGTATACATCACATATAGTGTTTCCTTTAGAGAAACATTATCAGTGTCTTGTTTGTGTTACAGATTGGGGCCTATGATCAACAAGTTTGGGAGAAATCACTGGAGAAGGCAGACTTAAATGTAAGATACTtaactttttatgtttgtgaacaaagatttgcatatttgtgttACAACTTGACACAAACCCAATTATCTCTGACCTTTCATGAAGGGTTTGGATAGCAAACCAAAGAAGACAGGTCACATTAAGCCAGACCTCATCGATGTTGACTTAGTAAGAGGTGAGTGACAACAAAAATGATCTATATATTGTTCACATCTGCTTAAGAAACAAAATACTGCATACCAGCTGGGGAATAAAAGTCATTACTAGCTTCACTTACCTGCAAAGTCACACAAGAGCgaatgaataataaagacattttgaatGATAGGATCAGTGTGTAGAGAGAGAAATTCATAATAGTTTCAGGGAGATGTTGAAAAGAAAGTCTTTTTTATCCCTGCAGGATCAACATTTAGTAAAGCCAAACCAGAGAGTCCATGGACGGCTCTGACTCGGAAGGGCCTGGTCCGAGTGCTGCTGTTCCCGTTCTTCTTCCAGTGGTGGATCCATGTCACATCCAAATCTATCTCCTCATGCATACTCATGCTGTACTTCATGCAAGGTTTACccacttttcctttttcatgGAAATAACACAAAGCAATGTCctattaaaatgatcaaatacaGTTCAGATTCACTatgattgctgttttttttttaatcagacacATTTGTTTGTATAAATCAGTCTGTTCTTTCCAACAGTACAAACTGTTATCCTTAACTGCCTTTGCAACACAAAAGAGACCTCATTAGTAAGCATGAATTCTGGTATAATGTCTCCCCTACGAGACCGTTTTGTTTACTGTTGCCAAATGTTTTGCTCCCCTCAGTGGCATCAGCGGTGCTGTACTTGGAGGTCCCTGGGGCGAGCGCCAACGAGGTGTTTGGACCCATGTGtctcatgctgctgctgggtaCCGTGCACTGCCAGATTGTGTCGACTGAGTCCAGCCGGTGGCCCTCAGGCAGTCCAGCTGCCGgcagcaccaccaccagcccCGGGCGCAGAAGGAGGTAATTTTTAAACTTGTTAGGCAGCGCACGTTTGTTTGCTTACTCACTATCACAGTGTTGGCTTGTGAAGTCCCACATTATGCAAAAAGATTTGACATGAGGCTACCTGTGCCTTCTAACGATTCGCTCATGATGATGTGTTtgacattattatttattttccatttttttatttgcatccAGATATTGTCAACTTTTCCAACATTCACATTTCActccacatgaaaacacacaaaacagaaaaatatgtttttatggAACATTTTAGCAACAAGGCAATTTAAGGTGCTTTGCCTCCATACAGGAATAACAAAAAATGCAGTTCGACATATGTTgttattgaaaacaaaaaatgtttttttttaatgttataaaagtagaaaaaaataattcaatgacaattaaaaataaagtgttgGATATACACAATTTTACCATAGATACTGCCTCGCATGCTTTCACACCATcggatttttttaatgttggtcTACCATTTGTATCTATAGCATTGTATTTGTAGCTATAGCAGCCTCACCTCTTCTAGGAAGGCTTTCCACAAGGCCTAGTAGAGTGTTTCTGGCCATTTTTGACCATTCTTGCAGAAATGCATGAGTGAGATCAGACACTGATGTGGGACAAGAACACTCATTGTTTTCACCAATGTGACTGTCTGAATGCCTCAGTGCTTCACTTTACACACCTGTGACCTTACAAGTGATTGGAACACCTGAATTCAATGATTTGGATAGCTGAGCAAATAGTTTTGGCAATGTAATAGAAGTGATCACTAAACGTCAATCAGAAACCTTTTCAGCCTCATTTCAAAATGCCTCAGTTGGAGCTCGttccaaatgtttgattttagcGTCTGAAGCAGCTTCTGTAGCTAACGGCATGACAGACAGGATTTTGATTCACAATTTTTTTGCCATGACTTGGAAAAATCTTGTGCATGGATATAATTGCAAGATGTATTTGATATAATAAACAGAGATCAAGTAAACATTATTGCATTCATACGAGCAGTGAATGACTTTCAAGTCTGTGCCAAACTGAGCCAGAGACCACCAGCAAAACCTAACATCAACTGAATCATCACTTTAGTGAATTCTTTTAGTAACTGAACAGAAGaggataataaaaaaaaacacacatgtagtcccagttcatttaaaatatttatatttaaatctGCACCATACTTAATTTTGAATGTGAGAGactgagctgaagctgatgaCGTTCATcgtattatatatatattatactGTATTCCCACGCAGCTGTTTTTAACCGTCGCTGTTgtatcagggttttttttttttccccctgactttaatttcaagtttttcttcttcaggccACGGAAAAGCAGAGGGTTGAAAAAATCTGAGGAGAAGACTGACAGCGGGGACACGGAGCTGCAGGGGCCCTGGCAGTTTGAAGAAAGCCAACGATCAtacagacaggaggaggggagggtaCGGTCGCTCATCACTTTTGTCAGTCTTTTTAGTCAACAGGCGGATGTCGTGTGTCTGTGAGTTATAGTGGGAGGCCTCGGAGTCAAAATCCAATTTCTCAGCTGTAAAAGCAGTTTACAGAAATAGGAAATCCCTTCTGTTGGGGTGTAAGTTATGAACTGAGCTCGGCTTATTTCCTCAAGTCTTTTTACACGCTCTGTCTATAGACAAGCACATTTATTCTTAAATGAATTTCTTTTATTGTTGGTGACTACGTTATAGGAAAGGTACCAATGTTAGTCAGAAGATAGAATTAGTAACTTGGAAGTAATTTATAGAAATTACTTTAAATTGCATAAAAAAGGTAAAGGTTTATCAAATTATTCCatgtttctgaaaatatttttgaaatgttttgacattttctgacagaacaaaagaaaatcGGGGTTTGGGGCATCAGACGAGCTTTCCAGCGAGGAAGAGGAAAGCGTACAGCCGGTGGAAATTATTCGATCACCAGCACTTCATGAGAGACGCCCCGCTAAAGACTGGCCAACATCTACACTAATGCCTTCTGTCAGGAAGAGAAACCTGAAGACGAGCCCCAAACCCACACCCAGGCCCCAGGTGAGCCTTCCTTAGTGGGGTTAAAGATAGAAGTGTGAGACACATTTTAGAGTTGCAGGCATTACAGAGCAAGCTTCTGCTTGCTCCAGAGATTCAGATCAGCTAAACAAAACACGTCACATTGTTCTGTGTGCAGGAAGGAGGCGGAACTCCCACTAAGGTGAAGCCACGTGAGGTGGATCGGCTCAGGCCAAACGTGGGCTCCCGTCCTGCCTCAGACACTGACGACACCATGTGGGAGGAGCTCCTCCAAGGACCAGACTCTCCCtccacaggaagcagtgacaGCGAGGAAAACGGGAGGTTCAACGCCGGGATCACGGCCCACCAGCAAACCACGGCTGTGAGCAGCGACGATGAAAGCCTGCAACAAGGAATCACTGGAGTGAGACTAAAAATCTGTTAAACTCTTCCTTCAGTGGTTTAGTCTTCAGACATGTTTTCCTAAGAAACTAATGATCTACTGATTTATGTGAAATGCTGCTTCAAATATTTGCAGTTCCATTAGTTGTCTGTGTTTTGTCCATAAAGGCAGGGATGTTGTAGAATTACACGCTACATCTGTACACGTTCTGAACAGGCTGTCATCTGTGGTGTTTGACTTTAGAGCCAGTTGTCCTGGCTGCAGGCATGTCATCCGTCCAAGGACCGTGTCAGCGCCATCATATGGGAGCAGGGCGAATGCAAGAAAGCAGACATGTCAGTGCTGGAGATCAGCGGGATCATCCTCACACGGGTATGCATGACACTCCTTACATATATCTACTGAATAACCTGTCATCAGAAAACATTGACAGCCGGAATGGTGGCAATGGTTCCATATGTGTGACAAGGTCATGCTGTTCACTGTGTTGATCCATCAGAAATGTATTAAAACctcacagtggtgtagtggttcgcCGTCTTGCCTCACAGggtttgtgtgtttcctcttttgTCAGTTGGTTTTccaaaatgtgcttttattgAGTGACTCAGATTGCTTGTAGGTGAGTGTGAGTGATTGCCCGTCTCTTTGTGTTGCTCCTGTGGTGGACTGTAAATACCCCGCATTTGCCAAATATAAGGGCTCCAGCCTCCAGTTCCCTGAACTTGGAAAAAGCTTAGAAATAACATAGTTATCAACAGCACCGCGTGTTGCCTGCCTCTAACTTGCGCTTCTTTTGTCCAGGTGAAGCTGGTGGAGCAGGGGATGGGTTACTTGGCCTTCGGTGGCCTCATGTCCGCCTCCCTGGCTCTGCTCCCCTTCGCCTTCCGTTTGGCTCAGCGTCTGGACGTGTCGAGCGTCGGCTCCCTCTCCCTCACGGAGCTGGTGGAAATGGCGGTGGGGCCACGTGATGCGCAGGCCTACGCCTTCTTCCTGTTGACCACCGTGCAGAGAGTCTGCCTCTCGGGGCTGTTCTTCTTCATGATGTGTGTGGCAGAGAGGACGTACAAACAGGCGAGTGGTAGCTTTGTAATCCTGTGAATCACTTAATAAGTTTGATCGGTTGACAACTGTTTTTGTAATGTCTTGAATATTGATCAAGGAAAATATCGACAAATCTGTCATCCCATCTATAATTTAGTATCAATCAATAGGACACTAATAAGCATCTGTGTTGTTAGAAGTTATCAAATTATCTTGATTATAGTGTCACAAGTATAGGCACTTCCAAACACCTGTAAAACATAGGTAATCtattataaaaatacaaaagatgCACCAAAAAAATTCCCATTTGTCCTTCAGTAATGCTGATGTGTTTGTCATCTGTCCTTGTTCCATTATAGAGGCTCCTGTTTGCCAAGTACTTCAGCCACATCACATCAGCTCGCAAGGCCAAGAAATCAGAGATCCCTCATTTCAGGCTGAAGAAAGTACAGAACATAAAAATGTGGTTATCACTTCGCTCTTTTCTCAGGGTTTGTCATCTCCTTGTCCTTGATTGCTGCTTTGCCACTAGGGGGCTGTCATTGACTCTTCTTTCCAGGTAACTGTTTTCTGTTGACTCGCTCATTGCAGAGACGAGGCCCGCAGCGATCCGTTGACGTCATTGTTTCCACTATCTTCCTTTTGGCACTTTCCATTTCATTCATCATCTGCGCCCAGGTCAGTCATAATGGAGTCCGTCCTCTCAGTGTGGTGAGCACAGAAAAATGCTGTGCAAGAAGTGTAATAATGAAGAAACAgggaaaaagaacattttatttgatCTGTTAAATGCTAATAAAtcctgattttcaaaataaaatgctaaAGACTACTTAATCTTGCCACTGTTGCTCCACTCCAGCTTCTGCACAGCCACCAGACATTCCTCCAGTCGCTGACGAATTGGGAGCTGATGGTGTGGGCCTCCTCCCTCGTCCTCTTTTTGTTACGACTAGCCACGCTGGGCTCAGAGACCAACTGCAAATACAGCAACTCCTCCGTGCTCCTCACCGAGCAGGTGAAGCCTCCAGGCCGCGCGTCCCTGTCTTATGGATTCAGCCAGTTTATATGTGATATCCTGGAATTAATACCAGGTCTGGCGTTTACACTCTAATTTGTAAAATTGTTGTTCGCAGATAAATTTATATCTCAAGATGGAGAAAAAACCCAATAAAAAAGAGGAGCTCAGTATTGTGAACAATGTTTTGAAACTCGCTACAAAACTGATGAAGGTAAGTATGATTTTTGACTATTTCAGATTCTTGATTTCCAGTTGACAGTGAAACAATGTCCAATGTCCATGTGTTTTTATCATGACTTGGAAGCTTTTGTGGCATTTCAATCTCAGATGTGAGCAAAAATACAATTTGTGTCACCAACTGTGCATATTATAACATATAGCCTAATTGTCCAGAtagatttaaaggtgctgtaggcaggattcagcatctccgccatctaagcaagatggcgatttgacccatctaagatggctatttgaaacccagcacagccaatcctgtcctgttttctctgaaatcacaccctcacgcaagttaagcccctcccacaagaacgtgtgacgaagcccctcgaccaatcacggttagagcctcaggggctcttcttattggtcaaagatacctggagctgtctagattccttttcagctcagaacagagacagatggaaacgctgcggactcacggtagtgcaattatactacactccttaAGGATTATCAacggatactctaacatttaatccaaagaaaacacagaaaaattagcactgactagcaaaatcctgcctacagcgcCTTTAAGTTAAATTTTaagacaaatacaaacacacaggaagcaTGTCTGTGTGGTGTTTTCTCCTGGCCATGTTGAAAACAGATGCATGGTATTAGAGTTTTATGCACAGGTGACAGACACACTTTTCACTTTGTGTCCAATTGGGAAACTCATTCACTCAAATCTGATCATCTCTGATCGATGACGACTTTATGTCAAGAAATAAAAAGTAGTTGTATCGTGTTTGGATTATGAATTTATGAGTTTTTGATGCTGTTTGTTCTCCCCTCAGGAGCTGGATACTCCTTTCAGATTGCTTGGTTTAACAGTGAACCCTCTGATCTATAACATCACCAGAGTGGTCATCCTGTCTGCAGTGTCCGCAGTGGTCAGCGACCTGCTTGGGTTCAACATCAGAGTGAGTAAAATcatcatggggaaaaaaaaaaaaaaaaaaaaaaatctgcttcttGGTTTCTGTGATCATGCTGGAAAAATCACAAAGCAAAGCTTCTGAGAGGcgctctgcacacacaggaTAGTTTTGGCTGATACTTGGGGAAAACAAGCCTGGGTATTTACCTCCCACTGGATGTCAAAACAGTCTTCATCATGGGAACTATTACTGTGCTTCAGTTCAGGCATTTGAAAAATCTCTCACTTTCTTTCACTAACAACTTACTCTGCGGTAGCAGAGCGCCCTCTAAATGCAGAACTAAGTATAGATTATAAC encodes:
- the phtf1 gene encoding putative homeodomain transcription factor 1, with amino-acid sequence MTMARIAWYQEKIGAYDQQVWEKSLEKADLNGLDSKPKKTGHIKPDLIDVDLVRGSTFSKAKPESPWTALTRKGLVRVLLFPFFFQWWIHVTSKSISSCILMLYFMQVASAVLYLEVPGASANEVFGPMCLMLLLGTVHCQIVSTESSRWPSGSPAAGSTTTSPGRRRRPRKSRGLKKSEEKTDSGDTELQGPWQFEESQRSYRQEEGRNKRKSGFGASDELSSEEEESVQPVEIIRSPALHERRPAKDWPTSTLMPSVRKRNLKTSPKPTPRPQEGGGTPTKVKPREVDRLRPNVGSRPASDTDDTMWEELLQGPDSPSTGSSDSEENGRFNAGITAHQQTTAVSSDDESLQQGITGSQLSWLQACHPSKDRVSAIIWEQGECKKADMSVLEISGIILTRVKLVEQGMGYLAFGGLMSASLALLPFAFRLAQRLDVSSVGSLSLTELVEMAVGPRDAQAYAFFLLTTVQRVCLSGLFFFMMCVAERTYKQRLLFAKYFSHITSARKAKKSEIPHFRLKKVQNIKMWLSLRSFLRRRGPQRSVDVIVSTIFLLALSISFIICAQLLHSHQTFLQSLTNWELMVWASSLVLFLLRLATLGSETNCKYSNSSVLLTEQINLYLKMEKKPNKKEELSIVNNVLKLATKLMKELDTPFRLLGLTVNPLIYNITRVVILSAVSAVVSDLLGFNIRLWKIKS